Proteins encoded by one window of Alkalinema sp. FACHB-956:
- a CDS encoding universal stress protein: MIERILLADSGTGHSEEMLKALLAIPSVQRANVTILHVVSQERSAEAMEAKRQEGEALMANVVERLKLDPTKVTTMLRTGDPKGVVCQVAEEVNTDLIIMGSRGLKRLTSILSNSVSQYVFQLSPRPMLLVRDDLYVRPIQRIMVAVDKSDTARKCLDLAIFLLRDIPGGRLHLVHADANAKEDLSGAAAEKDPILAAALAQAKRYDIDTRCWVATGSAGQAICRTAEDVRADLLLLGSPDRRPSIAKSLPDLDRLLGSSLSDYVRVHANCPVLMARTAG, encoded by the coding sequence ATGATTGAAAGAATTTTACTGGCGGACTCGGGAACTGGTCACTCCGAAGAAATGCTCAAAGCGTTGCTGGCCATTCCATCGGTGCAGCGGGCCAATGTAACGATTTTGCATGTGGTGTCCCAGGAGCGATCGGCGGAGGCCATGGAAGCCAAGCGCCAGGAAGGCGAAGCGCTGATGGCCAACGTGGTGGAACGATTAAAACTCGATCCCACCAAGGTAACGACAATGCTCCGCACGGGAGATCCCAAGGGGGTTGTGTGCCAGGTTGCGGAAGAGGTGAATACCGATCTGATCATCATGGGATCCCGAGGGTTGAAACGGCTGACCTCGATTCTCAGCAACTCCGTCAGTCAATATGTGTTCCAACTGTCGCCCCGTCCGATGCTGTTGGTGCGGGATGACCTGTACGTGCGTCCGATCCAACGGATTATGGTGGCGGTCGATAAATCGGACACCGCTAGAAAATGCTTGGATTTAGCGATCTTCCTGTTGCGGGATATTCCCGGTGGCCGTCTGCACTTGGTGCATGCGGATGCCAATGCGAAGGAAGATTTAAGTGGCGCAGCGGCGGAGAAGGATCCGATTTTGGCAGCGGCATTGGCGCAGGCCAAACGCTATGACATTGATACCCGTTGCTGGGTGGCGACGGGTTCAGCGGGGCAAGCGATTTGCCGCACTGCTGAGGATGTGCGGGCGGATCTGCTGTTGTTGGGCTCCCCCGATCGTCGTCCGTCGATCGCCAAGAGCCTACCGGATCTCGATCGGCTGTTGGGGAGCTCCCTGTCAGACTATGTGCGGGTTCATGCCAATTGTCCTGTGCTGATGGCGAGAACCGCAGGCTAG